GCTGCGCTTTACCTCCCCCCACTCATAGGACTGAAGCACATGCCCTTTTGGCCCATAAGCCATAAAATTGTTAAAAATATCTTTTTCGGTTTCATCTATGATTTTTATTTCCATTTATATCGTAAAACCTCCAAGCAATGTTATAAAAAAGTCAGCCTTTCTTCTATTATACACGATTAGGCTGACTATTAAAGGATTTAAATATTATTTTTTCTCAAGAGATGCTTTTATGAACCGGCTAAACAGGGGATGAGGCCTGTTGGGCCTGGATTTAAACTCAGGATGGAACTGGGAGCCTACAAACCACGGATGATCTTTAAGCTCTATTATCTCTACAAACTTATCGTCAGGCGATATTCCGGAAAGCTCCATACCTGCCTTTTCAACCACTTCTCTATATGAGTTATTAAATTCATAGCGGTGGCGGTGGCGCTCATGTATCAGCTCTGTGCCGTAAGCCTGCATTGCCAGGCTTCCCTTTTTAAGCTTGCAGGGATGGCTGCCAAGGCGCATGGCACCTCTTTCTTTTCCCGGCTCTTCAGGCGGAAAATCAAATATTGGGTAAGGAGTTTCCGGATTTACTTCTGTAGAATGGGCATCTTTTAGGCCGCATACATTTCGGGCAAACTCTACTACAGCAGATTGCATTCCTATTCCAATACCGAAAAACGGTATCTTGTTTTCTCTTGCATATTTTGCGGTCATTATCATGCCGTCTATGCCCCGCTCACCAAAGCCACCCGGTACTATGATGCCCTCTATCCCGCTGAAAATCGAGGAAAAGTCCGCATCTTCGCATTCCAGTTTTTCAGAAGATATCCATTTTATGCTTACCCTTGCGTTATTTGCTACACCTCCGTGGGTTAAGGCTTCAGCTACACTGATATACGCATCTCTCAGTTCCACATACTTGCCTACAAGGGCAATATTTACATGGTGCAGTGGGTTTTTTATCTTTCTTACAATCTCTTCCCATTCTGAAAGGTCTGCTTTTTTGCCGTCAACTCCCAGTTTTTTTGCGACTATTTCATCAAGGCCTTCGTCTCTTAAGACAAGAGGCACTTCATATATTGTTTCCACATCATTGTTCTGAATTACGCATTCAGGCTCCACATTGCAGAAAAGCGCTATTTTTTCCTTTACGTCCTGCGGTATCACCCGTTCGCTGCGGCATACAATGATATCAGGCTGAATACCGATACTCCGAAGCTCCTTTACGCTGTGCTGAGTAGGTTTTGTCTTCAGCTCGCCGGCTTTTGCGATATACGGCACTAGGGTTACATGCACATAAAGAACGTTTTCTCGCCCTACATCGGTCTTCATCTGTCTTATAGCCTCCAAAAAAGGCAGGCCTTCTATATCCCCTACGGTGCCTCCTATTTCAGTGATTACCACATCGGCCTTTGATTCTTTTCCTACCTGCATTATCCGCTCTTTGATTTCATTTGTTATATGAGGTATAACCTGAATAGTTTTACCGCTGTACTTTCCTTCCCGCTCTTTTTTAATAACAGACCAGTAAATAAGTCCTGTGGTAATATCACTGTTTTTAGTAAGATTTACATCAATAAATCTTTCATAGTGACCTAAATCAAGGTCAGCTTCTCCTCCATCATCTGTTACAAAAACCTCTCCGTGCTGATAGGGACTCAGTGTTCCGGTATCCACATTAATATAGGGGTCACATTTCTGCATGGTGACAGATAGACCCCTACTTTTCAACAGACGGCCGATAGAAGCTGCCGTTATACCTTTTCCCAGGGAAGAAATAACTCCTCCTGTTACAAATATGTATTTAGTTGGCATTTTTGAATCCCCCTTGAAATTTATCTTAAAAAGACAATTACATTCTATTTTAGTCATTCGCTATAGTGGTTGTCAATAGATAAACCTACAAAAAATCCCCAAAAGGTAAAACTCTTAAGGGGATTTATAGGGCTATATTTTATTCGTAATTTAATATTATCACGCGTCTTTCGTCTCCAAGGGTTTCCGGCGTTATCTCAATAGTATTGGAATCAATCCGCTCCGCATTTCCAATCTTTTCTACAAATTTGTCCACCGGATCAATTGGCATGCTTACCGCCGGTGTCTTATAGTGCATGGGAATTACAATCTTTGGAGAAATTTGATCTATTACAGCTAGAGCTCCCTCGGCATTTACCGTAAATGTGCCGCCTACGGGAATCAATAAAACATCTATGTCGCCGATTTCCTCCAGCTGGCTCTTAGAAAGCAAATGGCCCAGGTCTCCAAGGTGGCAGATTCTTAAACCGTCGATTTCGAACACAAAGATTATATTGGGTCCTCTTTTTGCTCCCTTTGCCTCATCGTGAAAGGCCGGAACTCCCTTTATGTTTATACCGTCTATTGCACATTCGCCTGCTGATCTTATAACTTCCGGCTCGCCTTGAATTCCTTCCACATAATTATGGTCATAATGTTCATGACTTACAGTTACTATATCTGCTTCTACCATCGGTATCTTATAGCCTACACTGCCGTCAAAGGGGTCGGTGACTATTTTGGTACCGTCATTTGCTTCCAATAAAAAGCAAGAATGACCCAACCATCGAATCTTCACAATATGCAACCTCCCTTTCTTTCCCAATTTATTTTATTGGAATAAAATCGTCCTAACTAATATAT
This portion of the Tepidanaerobacter syntrophicus genome encodes:
- a CDS encoding CTP synthase encodes the protein MPTKYIFVTGGVISSLGKGITAASIGRLLKSRGLSVTMQKCDPYINVDTGTLSPYQHGEVFVTDDGGEADLDLGHYERFIDVNLTKNSDITTGLIYWSVIKKEREGKYSGKTIQVIPHITNEIKERIMQVGKESKADVVITEIGGTVGDIEGLPFLEAIRQMKTDVGRENVLYVHVTLVPYIAKAGELKTKPTQHSVKELRSIGIQPDIIVCRSERVIPQDVKEKIALFCNVEPECVIQNNDVETIYEVPLVLRDEGLDEIVAKKLGVDGKKADLSEWEEIVRKIKNPLHHVNIALVGKYVELRDAYISVAEALTHGGVANNARVSIKWISSEKLECEDADFSSIFSGIEGIIVPGGFGERGIDGMIMTAKYARENKIPFFGIGIGMQSAVVEFARNVCGLKDAHSTEVNPETPYPIFDFPPEEPGKERGAMRLGSHPCKLKKGSLAMQAYGTELIHERHRHRYEFNNSYREVVEKAGMELSGISPDDKFVEIIELKDHPWFVGSQFHPEFKSRPNRPHPLFSRFIKASLEKK
- a CDS encoding MBL fold metallo-hydrolase translates to MKIRWLGHSCFLLEANDGTKIVTDPFDGSVGYKIPMVEADIVTVSHEHYDHNYVEGIQGEPEVIRSAGECAIDGINIKGVPAFHDEAKGAKRGPNIIFVFEIDGLRICHLGDLGHLLSKSQLEEIGDIDVLLIPVGGTFTVNAEGALAVIDQISPKIVIPMHYKTPAVSMPIDPVDKFVEKIGNAERIDSNTIEITPETLGDERRVIILNYE